From Medicago truncatula cultivar Jemalong A17 chromosome 7, MtrunA17r5.0-ANR, whole genome shotgun sequence, a single genomic window includes:
- the LOC11442008 gene encoding ABC transporter G family member 39 isoform X1 — protein sequence MASVLAGDEVTISTSSRRSWASTSFRDVWTATAASIPDVFERSDRHTQEDDEYHLTWAAIERLPTFERMRKGVVKHVGENGKVVHDEVDVAKLGLHDKKILLDSILKIVEEDNEKFLRKLRDRQDRVGIEIPKIEVRYENLSVEGDVYVGSRALPTLLNVTINTLESVLGLFRLAPSKKREIQILKHVSGIVKPSRMTLLLGPPGSGKTTLLLALAGKLDRDLRASGKITYCGHELHEFVAAKTCAYISQHDIHYGEITVRETLDFSSRCLGVGSRYEMLTELSRREREAGIKPDPEIDAFMKAIALSGQKTSFVTDYVLKMLGLDICADIMVGDEMRRGISGGQKKRVTAGEMLVGPAQALFMDEISTGLDSSTTFQICKFMRQMVHIMDVTVVISLLQPAPETFELFDDIILLSEGQIVYQGPRENVLEFFEYTGFRCPERKGIADFLQEVTSKKDQQQYWFKIDEPYRYVSVPEFVDFFHSFHIGEEIAAELKVPYNKRQTHPAALVKEKYGISNWELFKACFSKEWLLMKRNAFVYVFKTTQITIISIITFTVFFRTKMPVGTVQDGQKFHGALFFTLINVMFNGMAELSMTVARLPVFYKQRDFMFYPAWAFGLPIWILRIPLSFLESAIWIVLTYFTIGFAPSASRFFRQFLALFGIHQMALSLFRFVAAVGRTLVIANSLGTLTLLVLFVLGGFIVAKEDIKPWMIWGYYISPIMYGQNAIAINEFLDKRWSKPNTDTRIDAPTVGKVLLKARGLYAEDYWYWICIGALVGFSLLFNFLFVLALTYLNPLGDSKAVAVDEDDEKNGSPSSRHHPLEDTGMEVRNSLEIMSSSNHEPRRGMVLPFQPLSMTFNHISYYVDMPAEMKSQGIIKDKLQLLQDVSGAFRPGILTALVGVSGAGKTTLMDVLAGRKTGGYIEGNINISGYRKNQATFARISGYCEQNDIHSPHVTVYESLLFSAWLRLPSDVKTQTRKMFVEEVMELVELKPLRDALVGLPGVDGLSTEQRKRLTIAVELVANPSIIFMDEPTSGLDARAAAIVMRTVRNTVDTGRTVVCTIHQPSIDIFEAFDELLLMKRGGQVIYAGPLGRHSYKLVEYFEAISGVQKIKEGYNPATWMLEVSSATIEAQLEVDFAEIYNNSTLYQRNQELIKELSTPAPDSNDLYFPTKYSQSFFVQCKANFWKQNLSYWRHSQYNAVRFLMTIIIGLLFGLIFWKQAKKTKTQQDLLNLLGAMYSAVLFLGATNSATVQPVVSIARTIFYRERAAGMYSALPYAFGQVAVETVYNAIQTAIYTLILYSMIGFEWKVANFIWFFYYILMCFIYFTFYGMMLVALTPDHVVAGISMAFFLSFWNLFSGFVIPRMQIPIWWRWYYWASPVAWTLYGLITSQLGDKNTELVIPGAGSMELKEFLKQNWGYDHDFLPQVAVAHLGWVLLFAFVFAFGIKFFNFQRR from the exons ATGGCATCGGTATTGGCAGGGGATGAGGTGACAATATCAACAAGCAGTCGTCGTAGTTGGGCGTCGACGAGTTTCCGGGACGTATGGACGGCAACAGCAGCGTCCATTCCCGACGTGTTTGAGCGAAGTGATCGGCACACACAAGAGGATGATGAGTATCACCTCACTTGGGCAGCCATTGAGCGGTTGCCTACTTTTGAGCGTATGAGAAAAGGTGTAGTGAAGCATGTTGGTGAAAATGGAAAAGTTGTGCATGATGAAGTTGATGTTGCTAAACTTGGTTTACATGATAAGAAGATCTTGTTGGATAGTATCCTCAAGATTGTTGAAGAAGACAATGAGAAGTTTCTTAGGAAACttagagacagacaagacag GGTGGGGATTGAAATTCCAAAAATTGAAGTCCGTTATGAGAATTTATCTGTGGAAGGAGATGTGTATGTTGGTAGCAGAGCTCTTCCTACTCTTCTTAATGTTACCATCAATACATTGGAG AGTGTTCTTGGATTGTTTCGGCTTGCACCATCCAAGAAGAGAGAGATTCAGATTCTCAAACATGTTAGTGGAATTGTTAAACCATCAAg GATGACACTCCTTCTAGGTCCTCCAGGTTCTGGAAAAACAACATTGCTTCTAGCACTTGCAGGAAAACTTGATCGTGATTTAAGG GCATCAGGGAAAATAACTTACTGCGGTCATGAGCTACATGAATTCGTTGCTGCAAAAACTTGTGCCTATATTAGTCAGCATGACATTCACTACGGAGAAATTACAGTGAGAGAGACTTTAGATTTTTCATCACGTTGTCTAGGCGTTGGCAGTAGATATGAAATGTTGACAGAACTCTCAAGAAGGGAGAGAGAAGCTGGAATTAAACCAGACCCTGAGATTGATGCTTTCATGAAGGCTATTGCATTATCAGGCCAAAAAACCAGTTTTGTAACTGATTATGTTCTCAAG ATGCTTGGATTGGATATTTGTGCTGACATTATggttggtgatgaaatgagaagGGGTATCTCTGGAGGACAAAAGAAGCGAGTAACAGCAG GGGAAATGCTAGTAGGGCCAGCACAAGCACTCTTTATGGATGAAATATCAACAGGATTGGATAGTTCAACCACTTTTCAAATATGCAAGTTCATGAGACAAATGGTTCATATAATGGATGTAACCGTAGTCATTTCTCTTTTACAGCCAGCACCAGAGACATTTGAACTCTTTGACGACATTATTCTACTTTCAGAAGGTCAAATTGTATATCAAGGACCACGTGAGAACGTACTAGAGTTCTTTGAATACACAGGTTTTAGGTGTCCTGAGAGAAAAGGGATTGCTGATTTCTTACAAGAAGTAACATCCAAGAAAGATCAACAACAATACTGGTTTAAAATAGATGAACCTTATAGATATGTTTCAGTTCCTGAATTTGTTGATttctttcattcatttcatattgGAGAAGAAATTGCGGCAGAACTTAAGGTTCCTTATAATAAGAGACAAACTCACCCAGCTGCGTTagtgaaagaaaaatatggTATTTCAAATTGGGAACTATTTAAGGCATGCTTTTCTAAAGAATGGCTTCTTATGAAGAGGAATGCTTTTGTTTATGTGTTCAAGACAACACAGATAACAATCATTTCTATTATTACTTTTACTGTGTTCTTTAGAACAAAGATGCCTGTTGGTACTGTTCAAGATGGACAAAAATTCCATGGTGCATTATTTTTTACACTGATAAATGTGATGTTCAATGGGATGGCAGAACTATCCATGACTGTTGCTAGGCTTCCTGTGTTCTATAAACAAagggatttcatgttttatCCTGCATGGGCATTTGGATTACCCATATGGATTCTTAGGATTCCTCTTTCCTTTTTGGAATCAGCGATATGGATTGTTCTTACATATTTTACAATTGGGTTCGCTCCTTCTGCTAGCAG ATTTTTTCGACAATTCCTGGCATTGTTTGGCATTCATCAGATGGCTCTTTCTTTATTTCGGTTTGTCGCTGCAGTTGGTAGAACACTAGTTATTGCTAATTCATTGGGCACCTTGACCTTGCTAGTGCTATTTGTGCTAGGAGGTTTCATTGTTGCTAAAG AGGACATCAAGCCATGGATGATATGGGGCTATTATATATCTCCTATAATGTATGGCCAGAATGCCATAGCAATCAATGAATTTTTAGACAAACGATGGAGTAAA CCAAATACAGACACAAGAATTGATGCACCAACAGTTGGAAAAGTACTTCTCAAAGCCAGAGGCTTGTATGCAGAAGACTATTGGTATTGGATCTGTATTGGAGCCTTGGTTggcttttctcttctcttcaacTTTCTCTTCGTTCTTGCATTAACTTATCTGAATC CGTTGGGTGATTCAAAAGCAGTCGCTGTGGATGAAGATGACGAGAAGAATGGGAGTCCATCCTCTAGACACCATCCCCTTGAAG ACACCGGCATGGAAGTGAGAAACTCTTTAGAAATTATGAGTTCATCGAACCATGAACCGAGAAGAGGAATGGTTCTACCGTTTCAACCTCTTTCGATGACATTCAACCATATTAGCTACTATGTAGACATGCCAGCC GAAATGAAAAGTCAAGGAATCATTAAGGATAAGCTTCAACTACTACAAGATGTTAGTGGTGCTTTTAGACCGGGAATATTAACAGCACTTGTAGGTGTTAGTGGTGCTGGAAAGACAACCCTCATGGATGTATTAGCCGGCAGAAAAACAGGTGGATACATTGAAGGAAATATCAACATATCCGGTTACCGAAAGAACCAAGCAACATTCGCTCGAATAAGCGGTTACTGCGAACAGAATGACATTCATTCTCCACATGTTACTGTCTATGAATCACTATTGTTTTCAGCATGGCTCCGTCTTCCTTCGGATGTTAAGACACAAACTCGAAAG ATGTTTGTTGAAGAAGTTATGGAGTTGGTAGAGCTGAAACCACTTAGAGATGCTCTTGTGGGCCTTCCAGGTGTGGATGGTCTATCAACAGAACAAAGGAAGAGGCTTACTATTGCTGTAGAGCTTGTTGCCAACCCTTCAATCATCTTCATGGATGAACCAACATCAGGCCTCGATGCTAGAGCCGCTGCAATCGTTATGCGAACCGTGAGAAATACAGTAGATACAGGGAGAACTGTTGTTTGCACAATTCATCAACCAAGTATAGACatttttgaagcttttgatgag CTATTGTTGATGAAAAGAGGAGGACAAGTTATATACGCTGGACCTCTCGGCCGCCACTCATATAAGCTTGTAGAATACTTTGAA GCTATCTCAGGGGTTCAAAAAATCAAGGAAGGTTATAATCCGGCTACATGGATGCTTGAGGTCAGCTCAGCAACAATTGAGGCTCAATTAGAAGTAGATTTTGCAGAGATTTATAACAATTCTACCCTTTACCA GAGGAATCAAGAACTTATAAAGGAGCTCAGTACTCCTGCCCCAGATTCAAATGACTTGTACTTCCCAACCAAATATTCACAGTCATTTTTTGTTCAATGCAAAGCTAACTTCTGGAAACAAAATTTGTCATATTGGAGACATTCTCAATATAATGCCGTCCGATTCTTGATGACCATAATCATTGGATTATTGTTTGGTCTAATATTTTGGAAGCAAGCCAAAAAGAC CAAAACACAACAAGATTTGCTGAATCTCTTGGGAGCCATGTACTCTGCTGTGCTTTTTCTTGGTGCGACAAATTCTGCAACCGTGCAACCAGTTGTTTCCATTGCAAGAACGATCTTTTATCGGGAAAGAGCAGCAGGGATGTATTCTGCATTGCCTTATGCATTTGGTCAG GTTGCAGTTGAGACAGTTTATAATGCAATTCAAACAGCCATTTACACACTAATCCTTTACTCCATGATTGGGTTTGAATGGAAAGTAGCAAACTTCATATGGTTCTTCTACTACATACTAATGTGTTTTATCTACTTCACATTTTATGGAATGATGCTTGTTGCACTAACACCAGACCACGTTGTTGCTGGCATTTCTATGGCCTTCTTTTTGAGTTTTTGGAACTTGTTCTCTGGCTTTGTCATTCCTCGGATG CAAATTCCTATATGGTGGAGATGGTACTATTGGGCTTCTCCTGTTGCATGGACACTATATGGCCTTATAACCTCACAGCTAGGTGACAAAAATACAGAACTAGTGATACCGGGAGCTGGAAGCATGGAACTCAAGGAATTCTTGAAACAAAATTGGGGTTATGATCATGATTTCCTTCCACAAGTTGCTGTTGCTCATTTAGGCTGGGTTCTCCTCTTTGCATTTGTGTTTGCATTTGGCATCAAATTCTTCAACTTCCAGAGAAGATAA